TTTTGCAGGAAGTTCTGGAGAGAGAACCTCCCCAAGCTCAAGTACTGGAATCCCGCGGTCCCCATGGTGATCAACAGGACAACCGACCAGAAGGGTCCCGCCGTCATGACCATCTACTTCCGCGACGACAAGGATGCTAAGCCCTCTTCGACTCCATTCCCCACGTCCTCTGCCGACGGTTCATCTCCAGCCCCTAAACCTGCCCAGGGCGAGAGGATAGTCACAATCGACATGAAGAACCGCAACTCGTCCGTTATCCTCAAGGAATTTCTGGACAAGACTGGTGCCGTTGCAGTTCAGCCGACGgccaaggacgaggaggagttcCGCGAGTTCGAGGACCTTCACAGGAGGTCCGAGATTGACCGCGAGCGCATCAGGAAGATGAACGACGCGAAGAAGCGAGAGAAGGCTATGTTGGCCAAGGCCATGAGCGACGCCCAGTCCATCAAGGCTGCTTCCGCATAAGTCATGCGCTAGCCACCACCATATGTatgaaaaaagagaaagggacATCGTTTGGGTTGTGTATATCATATGTACAAGTATTTTGGGAAATTCATGTCAAATACCACCAAGCAGGAGCATTTTGGGACCGTCCCAGCTAGCTGGGTCAACTGGGGCGTTTGGGGAATAGGAGGgcggggggggagggggaggctCCAACGAGGGTCAGGCCGATCGCTGATGCCATCTCGATATGTGCGACGCCAAGCATATGGCCGAGCCAAGAGGTGTTTCTCATCAGCTTTTATGTCTGACACCGTTCTTCACTTCTCGATGGATTGACGCCCCTGGCACTCGGACAGCTGAGCTCGTCCCCCCTCAATCATCGGTATCAGATCTGTGATCGACGATACTCCGTGCATAACAGCCATGGCTCCCTCCCAGGTCTCCGGGCCCCGATCCCCGGTTCCCTATCCATGGACATTGAAACAGAGCATCCTGGACGAAGGACTCTTTTACGCAGCCGGGATTGGGTCTAGCCCATTCTTGCGCGCCGACCCCGCATAGCAGCCCCACGGAACGACTTCCGGATAGGTCGAGAACCCGACATCTCCATTTCGCGACTTGCCGTGCGTCCGTGCCTGCGATGCTGCGCCGGTGTTATCGCCGACTTGGTCAAATAGTCTCATTATTTTGCTGCTAGTATCGCGGCGGCCTTCCGGCGGGGAACCACGAGCACGATTTACCCACAGCACCCATCTCAATTTTGTCTCGCCCGGTGGCCTCGTGTCATTCCCCTTGTCCGTTCAAGATGGTCATTCATTATAAGGGAGCAGAGACCCCGTCCCAACATGAAGTTCCCATGTGGTGTACTAGTCTTTTGCTGTCGGTAGATGTACTACCCAGTGCTTCGTCAAAATCAGACTGTCCAACATCTACATTCACATACATGTTCAccgtcttttcttcttcagctttGATCTCTCTACACCCCCCATAAACTTTCACAGTTCGTATGAGTTTGTCGTGTGAAAGGATTTATACCCTTTTCAGTGACGGCGCTGTCTTGTTGCCGAGCTAGCATGTGAGTAAGGACTCTTCAACACTTCATCATATGCATGAATTTGAGCCCAAGGATGGCTGACCGTTACTGCTCTTATCTAACCGATGATCAAGACTACCTAAGAAGCTGAGGTTCAAAACAGTCTGTGCCAAATAGACATGATTCAACGTTCGCCCTCCATGGACAGCGTAGTCCAGTGTCTGCTCAACGACTCGCGACTGGAGATCATGCTCGTTAGGATAGTGGAGTGTACAGCTGAGTTAGTCTACGTCCCATATCAAATCTCACCTTTTCCGCGCCCCTGACTGACAATTCTTTTCCTCGTAACCACAAACAGTAGTTTCAGCATGTCGGTGGAATACCAAGTAACCGCCACCGGCCCGGTCGGTTCCGTGGTCGACGCCATGCTCGTCGACCTCGTCTACCTCGACCGGCCCTTCGGCAAGGTGCGGCTGCCCCAGACGAAGACGCGCTTCAACGGCACCGACGTGCACTTTTACGACCAGACCATCCACGTCACCAACATGTCCATCTGGCTGCAGCTCTTATCGGACCTCACTCATAAGGAGAAATTGGTATACCATCTCCGCAATGGCGAGGCTCATCTCACGGGCCCGTTTGGGACGACAGCGCAGTGTGGGTACAACAAGGATATCCATGTGTTGGGGATGAACGGGCTCCCAGTCCTGATCAAGGATGTGGATcgggaggaaaggaaggtcACGCTGACCATGAGAAATCTGAGTACCTTTGAGCTTGACTATGGTCCGACGGTCTTTGAGATTCAGGAGGGTGGAGGGAAAGGGCAGTGGAGAACGATTGCGAGGTTGAAGGGCGACTTCTTTACTAAGCGGGGCGAATTTCATGTTGCCTTCGAGGTCGAGACGGTATCCTTGGACGGCGAAATCGACCACGCTCAAGGGGGTGAGGTGAAGGAGAGTGGGATGAGGCCAGCAGCAAAGAAGATGGGGTTGGATGCGGATAAGACATACCGTTTCCAAGGTGTTGGAACGGACAAGGAGGGAGCATGGACAAATGAAGCGATCAAGTTTATTCGAAGCCCGATCTTGTTGACGGAAAAATTTATCTCTTTGTACTGACAGGCCAAAGGCGATGGGATCGATATACTGCGTACTTTAAAGGCTGATTGGACAGTGGGACCTCGATTTTCAGGGGAAGTAAACAAAACCCAAAACCCATGGTGAGTGATGTCGGTGTTCATTTCTTTTGGCTGTCCAGTTACTTGTCGGGCTTCGGCAGAATAGCCAACCACCATTCGTTTGCAGgccttccttccacttcaatTGGTAGATCACAGCCAAAAGGAGCATGGATATGTTGGTGCATCTGGAAGGCACGGTGCAGCTGAAACCAAGCCCAGAATTGTGAGGGGGAAGCTGCAATTGTTATAACTCTACGAGGGATTCAAGCTTGTGGGAATACAGAAGCAAGATGCAACAGCCCAGTGTCCTTATGCCCGACAAAATGCCGTAGATACCTGTACAGATAtgatacaacaccagggttGTGGCGGCTCAACAATCACCTCAGAGTTTCGTTCACTGCACATGGAAATCCTCTTCAAAAGAAAATGGCCGATGAAACGCCCCGGAGCTCTTGAAGCCCTCCCGAGCTCTCCCGTCGATCCGGGAGATCCATCACTCTGGTTCAACAGGGCCGCATTCTTTAGTGCATCCCGTCATGCCCTGGAGTCTCGCCAGGGTCAGCCCAGTGAAATGGCACCCCACAAAAGTGAACGAACGGCCCTGGCCGATGTGGCTCGCTGGCCAATTAGATGCAAGTTGACCACCTGTAACGCTGCGCCTGCGGCGGACTGCGGGCCCCATTGGAACCAAGAGGCCACGAAGAACAAGTGTCCATCAACGAGACAGGCCCGGACGGGATGCATCCTCCCtttttggtgatgatgtccTGGCGTTTTTACGAGTCGAAAAGTGTCCAGTCTTGAGGCTTCTGCAGCATTGAGtgcagctcctcctccttcttctctacctctaccaacctactttttcctcctctggtcatcttcttctccacccCATTTCAGTTTCGTCTTTCAAGGACGAGCTTTCAGCCACACCCGGCAGCCCCCTTTGTTTCCTTCTCACCCCTCCATCTCAACCTTCCCGAACGCAATTGTGTTCTCCTTTCGGCGGCACATCGTCGATTGTTTGGGCTTCGACCTTTTCCGGACCATTGATCTTCACGCCCACTTTCCTGTTCGTTGCCTGACGTTTAACCTCCAAGCATCAGCTGGGAAcaaaggtaccttaccttgcTGACTTCGAGGATTCTCTTCTCTGACAAAGGCCCACGGTTCCCCCCTCTTGTTACATTCTTAGTGCCTTGTCCCTCTACATCACACACTTCGTTAACTATACTGCCACGCGTCCATTCTACACTCTCGTTAAATccatctctttctcttccatgATCGGCCTTGCCATCAAACTACCACCTACGGCCTAACCGATCCCCGATTGGATTGATATCTCTTCGTCCACGCCCACGATCGATCTAGACACTCTGAAGCTCCCTTGAGCGAACTTGCACCATGGCGACCCCGACGGATGGCTCCGAGCGAGCCACCACGGCCTCCGGTGCCGATCCCTTTGGAGATGCGGCCCGGAGACGCAACAATCCTCCAGTCGCTCCTACTGCTACCGAAAAGCCCCAGCCCGAggataagaagaaggctctGGTTCCCGTGAAGAAGGTCCGTAGCTAGCCTGTGACCCAATCTTGCACTTTATCCATGCTAATCAACATTTGTATTCTAGGAGCAGAGCTTCCTTGATTGTATTGCGAGCTGGGAGTGGATCGTTGCCCCCGTCGTCTTCACGTTCCTGGCTTTCTTTACGCGTTTCTGGCAGATTGGTCTTTCCCCCATCGTGACATGGGACGAAGCTCAGTAAGCACACCCGCCTATCCAGACACCATAGATTGCGAGGCTAGCTAACACGATACAACGTACAGTTTCGGAAAATTTGGTAGCCATTACCTCAAGCGCGAATTCTACTTTGATGTTCACCCTCCTGCCGGAAAGCTCCTCGTTGGTCTGAGCGGATTGCTTGCGGGTTACAATGGATCTTTCGAGTTCAAGTCCGGCGAGACTTATCCCGAGGAAATCAACTACACTTTCATGCGCCAGTTCAACGCTTTCTGGGGCGCCGTGTGCGTTCCCCTGGCCTACTTTACCGCCAAGGCGCTTCACTTCAAGCTCCCTGCCGTCTGGCTCGTCACTCTCATGGTTCTTTGCGAGAACTCGTACACCACCATCAGCcgcttcatcctcctcgattCTATGCTCCTCTTCGGTACCGTGGCCACCACTTTGTGCTGGGCCAAGTTCCATAACCTACGCAAGAAAAGCTTCACGCCTGAGTGGGCCTTCTGGTTGTTCCTGACTGGTCTCAGCATCGGCTTTGTCTGCAGTGTCAAGTGGGTTGGACTCTTCGTTACCGCTCTGGTCGGTCTCTACACCATTGAGGACCTCTGGAACAAGTTCGGCGATACCAAGATGCCCGTCAAGGTTCTTGCTGCCCATGTTGCTGCTCGCGTCAGCTGCCTCATTATCCTGCCCTTTGCGGTTTACCTTTTGAGCTTTGCCATCCACTTCTGGGTTTTGACCAACTCCGGCCCCGGCGATGCCCAGATGCCCTCGCTCTTCCAGGCTAACTTGAGAGGCACTGAGGTTGGCAGGGACAGCCCCTTGGAGCTTGCTATCGGCTCCCGCGTGACTATCAAGAACATGGGCTATGGTGGTGGCCTGCTTCACAGTCACGTTCAAACCTACCCTGAGGGttccaaccaacaacaagtAACCTGCTATCACCACAAGGATGCCAACAACGACTGGTTCTTCTACCCTAACCGCAGGGAGCAGGCTTATGACGAGAACTCTGACGAGATTCGTTACATTGGTGATGGCAGCACCGTTCGCCTCATCCATG
The Neurospora crassa OR74A linkage group II, whole genome shotgun sequence DNA segment above includes these coding regions:
- a CDS encoding dolichyl-phosphate-mannose-protein mannosyltransferase 2, with translation MATPTDGSERATTASGADPFGDAARRRNNPPVAPTATEKPQPEDKKKALVPVKKEQSFLDCIASWEWIVAPVVFTFLAFFTRFWQIGLSPIVTWDEAHFGKFGSHYLKREFYFDVHPPAGKLLVGLSGLLAGYNGSFEFKSGETYPEEINYTFMRQFNAFWGAVCVPLAYFTAKALHFKLPAVWLVTLMVLCENSYTTISRFILLDSMLLFGTVATTLCWAKFHNLRKKSFTPEWAFWLFLTGLSIGFVCSVKWVGLFVTALVGLYTIEDLWNKFGDTKMPVKVLAAHVAARVSCLIILPFAVYLLSFAIHFWVLTNSGPGDAQMPSLFQANLRGTEVGRDSPLELAIGSRVTIKNMGYGGGLLHSHVQTYPEGSNQQQVTCYHHKDANNDWFFYPNRREQAYDENSDEIRYIGDGSTVRLIHAQTGRNLHSHEIPAPMTKSDKEVSCYGNLTVGDEKDHWKIEVVKDTNSRDRSKIRTLTTAFRLKHEVLGCYLRAGTVNLPQWGFKQIETTCTKTNNPRDTYTHWNVESHTNPKLPPAEPGQYKSQFLQDFIHLNVAMMTSNNALVPDPDKQDDLASQWWQWPILHVGLRMCSWDDKTVKYFLLGNPLVYWGSTAALGVFGLLVVWYTLRWQRGYKELGQDGIDQIHYAGVYPVIGWFLHYLPFIVMGRVTYVHHYYPALYFAILCFGFLADWFLRAKSKLTQGIAYGILYATVIGLYIFFMPISWGMVGPNQQYKYMKWFDNWRISD